In one Nicotiana tomentosiformis chromosome 6, ASM39032v3, whole genome shotgun sequence genomic region, the following are encoded:
- the LOC138894768 gene encoding tropomyosin-like — MDKIQVMADGWKIKMDMLASKKENAQAKLSSVEVQLRGAKEKDDKQAQLNEDLRAQLSSATAERDVLGKDLEAKRSKMEITSVDADEMVSQYKTDVEAVEARLKTNTEYVRRVSRREILEEIHARGSDLSTETEEAK; from the coding sequence ATGGATAAAATCCAAGTCATGGCCGATGGGTGGAAAATCAAGATGGATATGCTGGCCTCGAAGAAAGAAAATGCCCAGGCAAAACTATCTTCGGTAGAGGTTCAACTTCGGGGGGCGAAGGAGAAAGATGATAAACAGGCTCAACTAAATGAGGATCTTCGAGCACAGCTGAGCTCGGCCACCGCAGAACGGGATGTCCTTGGTAAAGACCTCGAAGCAAAGAGGTCCAAGATGGAGATAACCTCAGTCGATGCCGACGAGATGGTGTCCCAGTACAAGACCGATGTCGAAGCAGTCGAGGCCCGCCTGAAGACCAATACTGAATATGTGAGGCGAGTATCTCGAAGGGAGatcctcgaagagatccatgcccgaggCTCTGACCTGTCGACCGAGACCGAGGAGGCAAAATGA